Genomic window (Methanomassiliicoccales archaeon):
GGTGCTGAAGGTCGAGCTCTTCACCGACTTCCAGTATACTAAATTCCCTATCGGGAACATTTCGAGAACGACAATGCTGGAGCGTGACCACTATCACAACGAAACGCTGGTCCTGACTCCGGGAATGGATACTTTACGGACCATCGTATATGATGTCAGGATTCCAGATCATGGAGAGCGCTTCGGAGATGCTTTCAGTTTCCAAGCCGCAAACTTCGATGCCATGCTCGTCACCTCCTTTGGAAATTATACGTTCGGGACCAGCGGGATCTGGAATGGAGGATGGGAAAACAACTATCAATACTGAGAGAGGCAATTCTCGAGCAGCAAAAATCTAGAAAAGTAAGGGTAAGGCGGGAGAACGGGGCAGAACTCCCGCCTTGGGATGGTTGTTCAGTGTGAGGGATGGGCCGATGCATCCTCCCCTAGTTTGGTTATAGAGCTTCGGACCCCGTGCGCTTTTTGCACACGCCTTCTTGAAACACAGTAGGTGTGCTTCCCTTAAATACCGAAGCACCGGAGGTGAGCGAAAGTAATGGTCGGCAGGAACAATGCTGGATGATGAAAAAGAGGAGCGAAAGTGCCTAAGCGGATTTCCTCTTGTGCCTGATCCGCACCGCCTCACCCTTGGCGCTGTCCGCCATCTCCTCCCCGTTCATCATGGCCACGCCGACCGCCTCGACCTTTCCCTTCCTCATGACGATGGCTTCATCGCCGATCCGTATATCTGGATCGGCACTCTCGACACCGACCGCGAACAGGTTCCCGGTCATCTCGAAGTCCTTCATGTTGACCAGGAACTTGCCCGATGCGGCGATCCTTTCCGCCCCATCGATGGTAAGAGAGATCATTCCTCGGTCCGGGGTCAGCATGCCCATCTGGACCCGGTTCTGCATGAACCGCGAGTAGGGATAGCTGCCAGATACCTCGCAACCCTCGGTGAGCGCCGCGCCCGCCTCTCCGAACTGGAAGATCGCAGATGAACGCATAGAATTGGCTCGATCCACCCCCCGGGGAACGCGAGGATATTCGGCACAGTACTTCTGCAGCACCGCGTAAAGGTTGTCCAGCGCGTCCTTCGAAGTGCAGCTTGCCGTCTTCGTGGTGTCGATGTACTCGTCCAGCACCGGGAGCACGAACTCGCTTTCATCGCCCAGATGGCAGATCACATGTTCGTAGCCGAAGGAGACGATGCGCTTCACCATCTCCTGCACCATGGCCACCTCCTCCCGGTCCCAGTGGCCAGTGACCGGGATGTCGTACTGGGCGGCCGGATAGAACAGTTCCAGCTCCCGGGGCACGGCACCCAACGGCGAGGTTATGATGACCTCGTGGACCACGTCGAAGTTGCTCAAGGAGGTGAGAACGCGCTTGAATGCCTGATGGCTCTTCGAAGAGGAATAGGGCTTCTTGGCCGAGCACGGTATGAGAAGAAGGACCTTCTTGTCCGCCGGCCGGACATACCGTTCCATGATCCGCTTCCGATACCTCAATATATCTGGCCGGGTCAAAGATTCCTTGGCATTGCAGTAGAAGCGGGGACCGATGACCGGGAAATACTTCTCCTGGAAACCATAGTGGTTCTCGTCGAAGATGCGCAAGGCCGAGACCAGCCAGGGAGAGGTATGGATACGCATCTCCACCAGTTCCCTGAGGCGTTGTTTATCGATCATATGACGGACCAGCTGCAGCTCCTTGGCCACATTCTCCAGGCTCAGTCTGAACGCCTCACCTGGCGTCGTCGCCCCGACCCACTTGGAGTCCTTGGCGGATACGGTTCCCTCGGCCGTGCTGACCTCCATCCTGGAGGAACGATACTGAAGCAGGGATGTGTCGGTGAGGTCCACTCCCATGTAGGTCAGGAGGGCCAGGTTGCTCACGTCCATGATGCCGGGCGCAAAGACCAGACGCCTGTGTCCCGCCCCTCCTCTCAAAGCCACCATCGCTGCGGCGAACTGCCTTGCATCCCTTCGGTACTCGAACGCATTACCCAGGACGACGATCTCCGAATCGGATGCCTTGACCTGCTCGGCGATGGACGACGGGCCCCCTCGGACCATCGTGGCTCCTGCCCCCTTGAGACCGCCGAAGTCGAACCGGCCGCCTCTCGTTTGGGACAATGGCGGATAAAAACCGTGGGGGACGAGGATATCTTCGTTGTCAGGCCCTTCTATGGCATGAATACTGTGAGCGTCCCCTTTGTCCGTTAATAAGAGGTCATACCCACTGGGCCACGGCTTGGTCAATTCCCCGGTGTAGACAACGTTGGGAGTGAGCGTCTTGAACGATGACGCGGTCCACCTTGCATTTCGTCCGACACCGGCACGGCCCAGCACCTCGAGCATACCGCTCTGATGCGGCCCCCGGATAAAACGCTTGCTATGATGACAAGAGAGGAAAAACGGAAGGTGTTTCAGAACGTTGTCACCATGTCGTGGTCCGCAATGATCTTCCTGGCCTCTTGCCAGTCTATGGCGGTGACGCTTTCTAGGATAGGAACATCGCCGACCCTCTCCTTCAGGTCCTCCTTCACGCAGTAGACCTTGGCCTCGAAGTCCAGCAGGTCGCCCAGCGAGTCCGCGTTGGAAGGCATCTTCAGCGCCTCGGGCTTCTGCCCGGAGACCGCGTTGAGCGTTCCGTCGCCGACCAGCAGAACGTTGCACTTCGTTATCAGACCGCCCGCCAGCTGGGACAGGGCCAGCCTCGCCCCGGCGAACCCTTCCTCATAGCCGTAGGGCGCCTTCGTTATCAGGACCAGTACGCTCTGTGCCATCTTCTCACCTCGCAATGGTGACCATGCGGTCGCTCTCCGCCACGAACCTGGTCAGGTCGTTCGCAAGACTTCCCTGCTTTCCTCCGGGGATCTCCTCTCCCCGGTTCAGCCCGCGTGCCGCACAGCAGGTGTTGCACACGGCGATCTCCATGCCCTTCTCGACCAGTGCCGATGCCTCATTCCCCACGTTGGGGAAGCGCTTCGGTTCCTGCCCCTTCTTGATCAGCCAAACGCCTTCGCCGTAGCCGAAGATACGGACACCATATCCCTTGTCCATGGCCGCGGCCGCCAACTTCATGGCGACGTTCGTGTCCATGTTCATCATGGTGCCCGTCCTTATCTGGATTGTCAATGTCTTCATCGTCCCCACCTACAAAGTGATGGTCTTGTCGAACCGTTCCATGATCAGCTCGACCGCCTCTGGATATCCGATCTCCTTGAACCCCGACATGGCCTTTCCGCCGAAGCCCTTGGCCTGCAGGTCATCGCACATGACGAAGACCTCCTTTGCGGACCTTAGCAGCCTTGCACCATTCTTTTGGTCCACGGCATAGTAGGCGGCGTCCTCGAACAGGATTGCCGCCCTCTCCTCATCGCCAGCGATCTTGTCGATCATGTCCAGCGATGTGCCGAACTCGTGCGGTGACTTGAACAGCAGGAATAGTATGGAGGCCAAATTCCCACCTTAACCTATGAACAGCGAAATGTCGCCGTCAGCAGCAATGTCCATGAAACCGGCCGCTCCCAATATCTTGACGCCATCGACCATGTCCTCTTTGGTGATCCGCATCAGGGCCATCGTGGTGCTGCAGGCATAGATGTGCACACCCAGATCTATGGCCATCGCCAGCTGCGCCGGGTAGTTCTCTATCCCGACCGCCTTCATCCTTCCCACGAAAACTCCGGTAAACAGGCGCATCATGCCCCCCAGTTTCGGAACCTTGCCCTTCTTCAGGAGGTTCAGGCCGAAGAAGGTGTGGAACACGTGCACCTCCATGCCCATGCTCGCTGCGGTGTTTGCCATCATCATCGACATCATCGCCTTGTCGAATTTGTCCTCGGACACGACGATTATCAGTCTTTTCGCTTTTTCAACCATTTGAATCACCAATATTCGATCAGTAGCTAACGACGTTCTTGGCCTCGCTCATCTCTTTCACGATGGTGGGCGCGTTGACCACCACGGCCCCCTCGATGAGGTCCGAAGCCTCCAGACCCCGCTTCTTCATGCATGGGTTGCACACCAACAACCTTCCTCCGGCCTCCATGTATTGCTCCATCAGCTCCTTGACCGGAGGGAACGAGTGTTCCACCACGTTCTTGGCGAAGCCTTTCTTGGCCATGTATACACCCATGATCTGTAGTAGGATGACCGATTCCAGTCCCGATGATAGCGCTGTGAGTCCGAGCACAAAGGGTATGGTGGCCCGCTCCGGGTCGTCCTCCGAGTGGGTGCTGACGATCAGGAACTTCTCGGTCATGCCAGCCTCTTGATGTAGTAATAGAAGACCCCTTTGTCCTCCTTCATCTCCACAAGCTCGTTGTTCGTCCTCTTGCACCAGGCAGGGACATCCTCCTTGGAGCCTATGTCATCCGATATCATCTCCAGGACCTTTCCCACCGGGAGCTCTTTCATCTTCTTGGCCAGCTTGACTATCGGCATCGGGCACATCAGGCCCTTGCAGTCCAATGTTTCATCTTTCTGCATGTTGGTCCCTTCGGTTTTGCACGGTTGTGCAACAATCTTATATAACTGCGAGT
Coding sequences:
- a CDS encoding DUF5591 domain-containing protein, with the translated sequence MLEVLGRAGVGRNARWTASSFKTLTPNVVYTGELTKPWPSGYDLLLTDKGDAHSIHAIEGPDNEDILVPHGFYPPLSQTRGGRFDFGGLKGAGATMVRGGPSSIAEQVKASDSEIVVLGNAFEYRRDARQFAAAMVALRGGAGHRRLVFAPGIMDVSNLALLTYMGVDLTDTSLLQYRSSRMEVSTAEGTVSAKDSKWVGATTPGEAFRLSLENVAKELQLVRHMIDKQRLRELVEMRIHTSPWLVSALRIFDENHYGFQEKYFPVIGPRFYCNAKESLTRPDILRYRKRIMERYVRPADKKVLLLIPCSAKKPYSSSKSHQAFKRVLTSLSNFDVVHEVIITSPLGAVPRELELFYPAAQYDIPVTGHWDREEVAMVQEMVKRIVSFGYEHVICHLGDESEFVLPVLDEYIDTTKTASCTSKDALDNLYAVLQKYCAEYPRVPRGVDRANSMRSSAIFQFGEAGAALTEGCEVSGSYPYSRFMQNRVQMGMLTPDRGMISLTIDGAERIAASGKFLVNMKDFEMTGNLFAVGVESADPDIRIGDEAIVMRKGKVEAVGVAMMNGEEMADSAKGEAVRIRHKRKSA
- a CDS encoding DsrE family protein, which gives rise to MAQSVLVLITKAPYGYEEGFAGARLALSQLAGGLITKCNVLLVGDGTLNAVSGQKPEALKMPSNADSLGDLLDFEAKVYCVKEDLKERVGDVPILESVTAIDWQEARKIIADHDMVTTF
- a CDS encoding DsrE family protein: MKTLTIQIRTGTMMNMDTNVAMKLAAAAMDKGYGVRIFGYGEGVWLIKKGQEPKRFPNVGNEASALVEKGMEIAVCNTCCAARGLNRGEEIPGGKQGSLANDLTRFVAESDRMVTIAR
- a CDS encoding DsrH/TusB family sulfur metabolism protein; amino-acid sequence: MASILFLLFKSPHEFGTSLDMIDKIAGDEERAAILFEDAAYYAVDQKNGARLLRSAKEVFVMCDDLQAKGFGGKAMSGFKEIGYPEAVELIMERFDKTITL
- a CDS encoding DsrE/DsrF/DrsH-like family protein, which produces MVEKAKRLIIVVSEDKFDKAMMSMMMANTAASMGMEVHVFHTFFGLNLLKKGKVPKLGGMMRLFTGVFVGRMKAVGIENYPAQLAMAIDLGVHIYACSTTMALMRITKEDMVDGVKILGAAGFMDIAADGDISLFIG
- a CDS encoding DsrE family protein, with the protein product MTEKFLIVSTHSEDDPERATIPFVLGLTALSSGLESVILLQIMGVYMAKKGFAKNVVEHSFPPVKELMEQYMEAGGRLLVCNPCMKKRGLEASDLIEGAVVVNAPTIVKEMSEAKNVVSY
- a CDS encoding sulfurtransferase TusA family protein — its product is MQKDETLDCKGLMCPMPIVKLAKKMKELPVGKVLEMISDDIGSKEDVPAWCKRTNNELVEMKEDKGVFYYYIKRLA